The following proteins are co-located in the Colletotrichum lupini chromosome 4, complete sequence genome:
- a CDS encoding short-chain dehydrogenase, producing the protein MMAVDFLRSQFKKLPYPSDDCAGRTIIVTGSNVGLGLEAARHFVRLNAAKVILAVRSTDKGEAAKTDIELTTGRRGVVEVWPLDQASFESVKEFAARADKLPRLDFAVLNASIATGKRVDAEGWESTITVNVLSTFLLGLKLLPVLRRTGKTHNVTPKIVIVASDASQMAKFHERNEEDIYKALNTNKSLTDRYNTSKLMQVILARQMAIAADASGKGRVQVTTLNPGLCATALFRNIPFPLTIVVKVGLKLLARSAEVGSRCLTASVFAGEEAHGRYMSDCVVVRFPKVMQGEEGEQMQGRVWEETVELLNGVDPGVSMNL; encoded by the exons ATGATGGCAGTAGACTTCCTCCGCTCTCAATTCAAAAAGCTCCCCTACCCATCCGACGACTGCGCCGGCCGCACCATCATCGTCACGGGCTCCAACGTCGGCCTGGGCCTCGAAGCGGCGCGGCACTTTGTGCGGCTCAACGCCGCCAAGGTGATCCTCGCCGTGCGCAGCACCGACAAAGGCGAGGCGGCCAAGACGGACATTGAGCTGACGACGGGCCGGCGCGGCGTCGTCGAGGTGTGGCCGCTGGACCAGGCGTCGTTTGAGAGCGTCAAGGAGTTTGCGGCGCGCGCGGACAAGCTGCCGAGGCTGGACTTTGCGGTGCTGAACGCGAGCATCGCGACGGGCAAGAGGGTCGACGCCGAGGGGTGGGAGAGCACGATTACGGTGAACGTGCTGAGCACGTTTTTGTTGGGGTTGAAGTTGTTGCCGGTGCTGAGGAGGACGGGCAAGACGCATAATGTTACGCCCAAGATTGTGATTGTCGCTTCGGATGCGAGTCAAATG GCCAAGTTCCACGAACGCAACGAGGAAGACATTTACAAGGCCCTCAACACCAACAAGAGCCTGACGGACCGGTACAACACGTCGAAGCTGATGCAGGTGATCCTGGCGCGGCAGATGGCCATCGCGGCGGACGCGTCTGGCAAGGGGCGGGTGCAGGTGACGACGCTGAACCCGGGCCTCTGCGCGACGGCGCTGTTCCGCAACATCCCCTTCCCGCTGACGATCGTCGTCAAGGTCGGGCTGAAGCTGCTGGCGCGGTCGGCCGAGGTCGGGTCGCGGTGCCTGACGGCGAGCGTGTTCGCCGGCGAGGAGGCCCACGGGCGGTACATGAGCGACTGCGTCGTCGTGCGGTTCCCGAAGGTCATGCAGGGCGAGGAGGGGGAGCAGATGCAGGGGCGGGTGTGGGAGGAGACTGTGGAGCTGCTGAATGGAGTTGATCCCGGCGTTTCGATGAATCTTTGA
- a CDS encoding vacuolar protein sorting-associated protein 1, producing the protein MSAPPASSQGGISDPALITLVNKLQDVFTTVGVTNPIDLPQIVVVGSQSSGKSSVLENIVGRDFLPRGSGICTRRPLVLQLINRPATSQNGVEEVENSTDKAANADEWGEFLHIPGQKFYDFNKIRDEISRETEAKVGRNAGISPAPINLRVYSPNVLTLTLVDLPGLTRVPVGDQPRDIERQIRDMILKYISKSNAIILAVTAANIDLANSDGLKLAREVDPEGQRTIGVLTKVDLMDEGTDVVDILAGRIIPLRLGYVPVVNRGQRDIDNKKPIMAALENEKNFFDNHKAYRNKSSYCGTPYLARKLNLILMMHIKQTLPDIKARISSSLQKYSAELDSLGPSMLGNSANIVLNIITEFTNEWRTVLDGNNTELSSTELSGGARISFVFHELYSNGVRAVDPFDVVKDVDIRTILYNSSGSSPALFVGTTAFELIVKQQIKRLEDPSLKCVSLVYDELVRILSQLLGKALYRRYPSLKEKVHTVVINFFKKAMEPTNKLVKDLVAMEACYINTGHPDFLNGHRAMAMVNERYNPSKPVQVDPKTGKPLPGGTPRASSPVVPEDAANGGFFGSFFAAKNKKKAAAMEAPPPTLKASGTLSERENIEVEVIKLLISSYYNIVRRTMIDMVPKAIMLTLVQFTKDEMQKELLENMYRTDTLDDLLKESDFTIRRRKECQQMVESLGKASEIVSQVQ; encoded by the exons ATGAGCGCGCCCCCCGCTTCCAGCCAAGGTGGTATCTCGGATCCCGCCTTGATCAC CCTCGTGAACAAGCTTCAGGATGTCTTCACAACAGTTGGCGTCACCAACCCTATCGATCTCCCTcaaatcgtcgtcgtcggtagCCAGTCTAGCGGTAAGAGTTCCGTCTTGGAGAACATCGTAGGAAGAGACTT CTTGCCCCGAGGCTCTGGCATCTGCACCCGTCGACCCCTCGTCCTGCAACTCATCAACCGTCCCGCGACTTCACAGAATGGCGTCGAGGAGGTGGAAAACAGCACCGACAAGGCGGCCAACGCCGACGAATGGGGCGAATTCCTCCATATCCCTGGCCAAAAATTCTACGACTTCAACAAGATTCGCGATGAGATTAGCAGAGAAACGGAGGCCAAGGTCGGCCGCAACGCCGGCATTTCACCCGCTCCCATCAACTTGAGAGTTTACTCCCCGAACGTTCTTACCCTCACCCTGGTCGATTTGCCAGGTCTGACTAGAGTGCCAGTCGGAGACCAGCCCCGCGATATCGAGCGCCAGATCCGCGACATGATTCTCAAGTACATCTCCAAGTCCAACGCCATCATTCTCGCCGTCACAGCTGCCAATATCGATCTTGCCAATTCCGACGGTCTCAAGCTCGCCCGCGAGGTCGATCCTGAGGGTCAGCGAACGATTGGTGTTCTTACCAAGGTGGATCTTATGGACGAGGGCACTGATGTAGTTGATATTCTGGCTGGACGCATTATTCCTTTGCGGTTGGGATACGTCCCTGTGGTCAACCGTGGCCAGCGAGATATCGACAACAAGAAACCGATTATGGCAGCCCTGGAGAACGAGAAGAACTTCTTCGACAACCACAAGGCATACAGGAACAAGAGCTCTTACTGCGGAACTCCCTATTTGGCAAGGAAGCTCAACCTCATTCTGATGATGCACATCAAGCAGACCCTGCCCGACATCAAGGCTCGCATCTCGAGCTCACTGCAAAAGTACTCTGCCGAGCTGGACAGCTTGGGACCTAGCATGCTGGGCAACAGCGCAAACATTGTTCTCAACATCATCACCGAGTTCACAAATGAGTGGCGGACGGTCTTGGACGGCAACAACACAGAGCTTTCCAGCACGGAATTGTCGGGTGGTGCGAGAATCAGCTTCGTGTTCCACGAGCTATACTCCAACGGTGTCAGGGCTGTGGATCCCTTCGACGTGGTCAAAGATGTTGATATCCGTACGATCCTGTACAACTCGTCCGGTTCCTCTCCGGCGCTCTTCGTCGGCACTACTGCCTTCGAGTTGATTGTGAAGCAGCAAATCAAGCGTTTGGAAGACCCGAGTCTGAAGTGCGTGTCCCTCGTCTACGATGAGCTGGTACGCATTCTGTCTCAGCTCCTGGGTAAGGCGCTGTACCGCAGGTATCCTTCCCTCAAGGAGAAGGTTCACACCGTGGTCATCAACTTCTTCAAGAAGGCCATGGAACCCACCAACAAGCTGGTCAAGGATCTCGTGGCTATGGAGGCATGCTACATCAATACTGGTCACCCTGACTTCTTGAACGGCCACAGGGCTATGGCTATGGTAAATGAGCGCTACAACCCTTCCAAGCCTGTCCAGGTTGACCCAAAGACCGGCAAGCCTCTCCCGGGAGGCACTCCCAGAGCGTCCAGCCCAGTTGTGCCTGAAGATGCCGCCAACGGAGGCTTCTTTGGCAGTTTCTTCGCCGCgaagaacaagaagaagGCTGCAGCCATGGAGGCTCCTCCGCCGACACTCAAGGCTTCCGGAACGCTGTCAGAGCGCGAGAACATTGAGGTGGAAGTCATCA AGCTGCTCATCTCTTCCTACTACAACATTGTGAGGCGGACCATGATCGACATGGTGCCCAAGGCCATCATGCTTACCCTTGTTCA ATTCACCAAGGACGAGATGCAGAAGGAGCTCTTGGAGAACATGTACCGCACCGATACTCTGGACGACCTGCTCAAGGAGAGCGACTTCACCATCCGTAGAAGAAAGGAGTGCCAGCAAATGGTGGAGTCCCTTGGCAAGGCCAGCGAGATTGTCAGCCAGGTCCAGTAA